The following coding sequences lie in one Benincasa hispida cultivar B227 chromosome 6, ASM972705v1, whole genome shotgun sequence genomic window:
- the LOC120079316 gene encoding uncharacterized protein LOC120079316 yields the protein MDSLSSVSPSFVLPSRNPLSSRRRRITLSFGDLRYPLPRVRALFGPRSTKLREVSCGVGGAGVNKGDTDAEDGSEDVDMEMALSLDGNIPGTSNEFVKRVSSRAYDMRRHLHQTFDSSSYDVLEANPWRESSKPVYVLTHNENQICTMKTRRNRSEVERELGLLFSKGGKWRPENQKKQSKTGIKFQMLVEDIREGVLVFEDENEAARYCDLLQGGGKGCEGVFEIEASSVFDLCKKMRALAVLFRRGRTPPLPQSLELNLKARKRSLEDQDELV from the exons ATGGATTCCCTCTCATCCGTCTCACCTTCCTTCGTTCTCCCTTCCAGAAACCCTCTCTCCTCCCGCCGCCGCCGAATCACCCTCTCTTTTGGAGACCTCCGGTACCCTCTCCCTCGTGTTCGCGCCTTGTTCGGTCCCCGATCGACGAAATTGCGGGAAGTTTCCTGTGGAGTGGGCGGTGCCGGCGTTAACAAAGGCGACACAGATGCTGAAGATGGAAGCGAGGATGTGGATATGGAGATGGCACTTAGCTTAGATGGAAATATTCCTGGTACTTCGAATGAGTTTGTGAAGCGTGTTTCTTCTCGTGCTTATGATATGAGGAGGCATCTTCATCAGACGTTTGATAGCAGCAGTTATGATG TGTTGGAAGCCAATCCGTGGAGAGAAAGTTCGAAACCTGTATACGTATTAACACACAATGAGAACCAAATATGCACAATGAAAACTCGGAGAAATAGGAG TGAAGTGGAAAGGGAGCTTGGATTATTGTTTTCTAAAGGAGGAAAATGGAGGCCTGAAAATCAGAAAAAACAGTCCAAAACAGGAATTAAATTCCAGATGCTTGTGGAAGATATTAGGGAGGGAGTACTT GTGTTTGAAGACGAAAACGAAGCTGCAAGATATTGTGACTTGTTGCAAGGTGGAGGCAAAGGTTGTGAAGGTGTATTTGAGATTGAAGCCTCATCG GTGTTTGATCTCTGCAAGAAGATGAGGGCTCTTGCTGTCCTGTTCCGAAGAGGGAGGACACCTCCTTTGCCTCAAAGCCTCGAGCTTAACCTCAAAGCTCGTAAAAGATCCCTCGAAGACCAGGACGAGTTGGTATGA